One segment of Danaus plexippus chromosome 10, MEX_DaPlex, whole genome shotgun sequence DNA contains the following:
- the LOC116766662 gene encoding glutamate-gated chloride channel subunit beta isoform X21 has translation MGWSCVVARAVAFLFMLSRASALTSDIFAAGKSDKEILDNLLKNSRYDKRLLPPVDGVLTVNVSVLLLSLASPDESSLKYEVEFLLQQQWYDPRLRYSNQSHYDYLNAIHHHEDIWLPDTYFIMHGDFKDPIIPMHFALRIYRNGTINYLMRRHLILSCQGRLNIFPFDDPLCSFALESISYEQSAITYVWKNDEDTLRKSPSLTTLNAYLIQNQTIPCPIKASWRADGISLYEDDEELTCNLCQRRFEEQGNYSCLKVDLIFTRDRAFYFTTVFIPGIILVTSSFITFWLEWNAVPARSMIGNYSCLKVDLIFTRDRSFYFTTVFIPGIILVTSSFITFWLEWNAVPARVMIGVTTMLNFFTTSNGFRSTLPVVSNLTAMNVWDGVCMCFIYASLLEFVCVNYVGRKRPLHNVVYRPGENPVTQEAMAFLNWSKTDTSEPDTSGAV, from the exons ATGGGTTGGTCATGCGTTGTGGCACGCGCCGTGGCTTTCCTCTTTATGCTCAGCCGAGCGTCCGCGCTCACCTCCGACAT cTTTGCGGCGGGCAAGTCGGACAAAGAGATTTTGGACAATCTGTTGAAAAATTCCCGCTACGACAAAAGACTGCTTCCACCAGTAGATG GTGTCCTCACCGTAAATGTTAGCGTGCTACTTCTTAGTTTAGCGTCTCCAGATGAATCTAGTCTT AAATACGAGGTTGAATTCCTCCTTCAGCAACAATGGTATGACCCGCGGCTCCGGTATTCGAATCAGTCCCATTACGACTATTTGAATGCCATCCACCATCACGAAGATATTTGGCTACCCGACACGTACTTCATTATGCACGGTGACTTCAAA GATCCGATAATTCCGATGCACTTTGCGTTGCGGATCTATCGCAACGGGACTATCAACTATCTGATGAGACGTCACCTCATACTGTCTTGTCAGGGACGGCTGAACATCTTCCCCTTCGACGACCCATTGTGTTCATTTGCCTTAGAGAGTA TATCCTACGAGCAATCTGCCATAACGTACGTGTGGAAGAATGATGAAGACACGCTGCGGAAGTCGCCATCTTTGACGACCCTCAACGCTTACCTCATACAGAACCAGACCATACCTTGCCCCATAAAAGCCAGTTGGagag CTGATGGTATTTCACTTTACGAGGACGATGAAGAGCTGACATGTAATCTTTGCCAGAGACGCTTTGAGGAGCAAG GTAACTACAGCTGTCTAAAGGTGGACCTTATTTTTACGAGAGACCGAGCATTCTACTTTACCACAGTTTTTATTCCTGGCATAATCCTGGTGACCTCTTCATTCATCACATTTTGGCTGGAATGGAACGCAGTTCCGGCTCGTTCCATGATAG GTAATTACAGCTGCCTCAAAGTGGATCTCATCTTCACGCGGGATAGATCATTTTACTTCACCACTGTTTTTATTCCGGGAATCATTTTGGTGACCTcatcatttattactttttggcTGGAATGGAATGCTGTGCCTGCTAGAGTCATGATCG GTGTAACTACAATGTTGAATTTCTTCACAACATCAAACGGTTTTCGGTCAACATTGCCGGTTGTATCGAATCTCACAGCTATGAACGTATGGGACGGCGTCTGCATGTGCTTCATATACGCGTCGCTTCTGGAATTCGTGTGCGTGAATTACGTCGGCAGGAAGCGTCCTTTGCATAACGTCGTGTACCGCCCGGGAGAGAACCCCGTCACACAG GAGGCGATGGCATTTCTCAACTGGTCTAAAACTGATACGTCTGAGCCGGACACTAGCGGCGCT GTTTAA